A window of Aeromicrobium sp. A1-2 contains these coding sequences:
- a CDS encoding NAD(P)/FAD-dependent oxidoreductase: MIKKDIVIIGTGFSGMGAAMKLRKAGREDFVVLEKAHDVGGTWRDNTYPGCECDVPSHMYSFSYELNTDWSKSFSGQEEIWSYMRKVADEQGIRPYISFGVEVTGATWDEDQKLWTIRTNGEDYQARVIVAGVGGLHIPNVPEIAGADSFEGPRFHSAEWDHSVDLKGKKVVVIGTGASAIQFVPIIAQEVDQLTVFQRTPAWVLPKKDKPTPEWRKKAFGTIPGAQRAYRNALYWTLEARAIAFNGHLNVLPFAEKIVKRYLATSIPDPELRAKLTPDYRLGCKRVLQSNTYYPTFMRDNVELNTDGVREILSDGVIDSNGVKHEADVIIYGTGFHVIDAFDYLDIKGKDGVDLATQFRDNGVETYMGMTINGFPNLYFMLGPNTALGHNSVVFMIEQQTKFIILMLDEMDRRGAVAAEPTKEAQTAFNVEIQKLVEKGIWTQGGCTSWYLDSQGKNRTIWPKFTFQYWWETRKINAPDFAWERAA; encoded by the coding sequence GTGATCAAAAAGGACATCGTCATCATCGGCACCGGCTTCTCCGGCATGGGCGCCGCCATGAAGCTCCGCAAGGCCGGGCGTGAGGACTTCGTCGTCCTCGAGAAGGCCCACGACGTCGGCGGCACGTGGCGCGACAACACCTACCCCGGCTGCGAGTGCGACGTCCCCAGCCACATGTACTCGTTCTCGTACGAGCTCAACACCGACTGGAGCAAGAGCTTCTCCGGCCAGGAGGAGATCTGGTCGTACATGCGCAAGGTTGCCGACGAGCAGGGCATCCGCCCCTACATCAGCTTCGGCGTCGAGGTCACGGGCGCGACGTGGGACGAGGACCAGAAGCTGTGGACCATCCGCACGAACGGTGAGGACTACCAGGCGCGGGTGATCGTCGCGGGCGTCGGCGGGCTCCACATCCCCAATGTCCCGGAGATTGCCGGCGCGGACTCCTTCGAGGGACCCAGGTTCCACTCCGCCGAGTGGGACCACTCTGTCGACCTCAAGGGCAAGAAGGTCGTCGTGATCGGCACGGGCGCCAGCGCGATCCAGTTCGTCCCGATCATCGCGCAGGAGGTCGACCAGCTCACGGTCTTCCAGCGCACACCGGCCTGGGTGCTGCCCAAGAAGGACAAGCCGACGCCCGAGTGGCGCAAGAAGGCCTTCGGGACGATCCCGGGAGCGCAGCGGGCGTACCGCAACGCCCTCTACTGGACGCTCGAGGCTCGCGCGATCGCGTTCAACGGCCACCTCAACGTGCTGCCGTTCGCCGAGAAGATCGTCAAGCGCTACCTCGCCACCTCGATCCCGGACCCCGAGCTGCGGGCCAAGCTGACGCCGGACTACCGGCTGGGCTGCAAGCGCGTCCTGCAGTCCAACACGTACTACCCGACGTTCATGCGGGACAACGTCGAGCTCAACACCGACGGCGTCCGGGAGATCCTGAGCGACGGTGTGATCGACAGCAACGGCGTCAAGCACGAGGCCGACGTGATCATCTACGGCACGGGCTTCCACGTCATCGATGCCTTCGACTACCTCGACATCAAGGGCAAGGACGGCGTCGACCTCGCGACGCAGTTCCGCGACAACGGCGTCGAGACGTACATGGGCATGACGATCAACGGCTTCCCGAACCTGTACTTCATGCTCGGCCCCAACACAGCTCTCGGCCACAACTCGGTGGTCTTCATGATCGAGCAGCAGACCAAGTTCATCATCTTGATGCTCGACGAGATGGATCGCCGCGGCGCGGTCGCCGCCGAGCCCACCAAGGAGGCCCAGACCGCCTTCAACGTCGAGATCCAAAAGCTCGTCGAGAAGGGCATCTGGACGCAGGGTGGGTGCACGTCGTGGTACCTCGACAGCCAGGGCAAGAACCGCACGATCTGGCCCAAGTTCACCTTCCAGTACTGGTGGGAGACCCGCAAGATCAACGCGCCCGACTTCGCGTGGGAACGGGCGGCCTGA
- a CDS encoding TetR/AcrR family transcriptional regulator codes for MTVDGVRISRAERQAQTRESLIAVAREMFLSDGYAATSLDKVAVRAGFSKGAVYSNFAGKEQLCMAVLDSIHEEQIEGVVMAFTADTDLDGRIEAFAAWAREGLGQPRWTALEVEFGAIARQSPYVATELVKRHREIRAAIADLVRQVTAEAGLGDSVDADHAATALLSLGIGLGTLRSLDSTIDVGVFADTMRALLKSSTG; via the coding sequence GTGACGGTGGACGGCGTGCGGATCAGCAGGGCGGAGCGTCAGGCGCAGACGCGCGAGAGCCTGATTGCTGTCGCCCGGGAGATGTTCTTGTCGGATGGCTACGCAGCGACCTCGCTGGACAAGGTCGCGGTGCGCGCCGGCTTCTCCAAGGGCGCGGTCTACTCCAACTTCGCCGGCAAGGAACAGCTCTGCATGGCGGTGCTCGACAGCATTCACGAGGAGCAGATCGAAGGCGTCGTCATGGCGTTCACCGCCGACACCGATCTCGACGGGCGGATCGAGGCCTTCGCGGCCTGGGCCAGAGAAGGCCTGGGCCAGCCGCGCTGGACGGCCCTCGAGGTGGAATTCGGCGCGATCGCGCGGCAGAGCCCCTACGTCGCGACCGAGCTGGTCAAGCGGCACCGCGAGATCCGCGCGGCGATCGCCGACCTCGTCCGCCAGGTGACGGCGGAGGCCGGTCTGGGTGACTCGGTCGACGCTGACCACGCCGCGACGGCACTGCTGAGCCTGGGCATCGGTCTGGGGACGCTACGGTCGCTGGACAGCACGATCGACGTCGGAGTGTTCGCCGACACGATGCGCGCGCTCCTCAAGAGCTCGACCGGCTGA
- a CDS encoding inorganic diphosphatase, with protein MIFDVTVEIPKGSRNKYEVDHASHRIRLDRTLFTATQYPADYGFIDDSLGMDSDPLDALVLLSEPTFPGCVISCRTIGMFRMTDEAGGDDKVLCVPAKDPRQEHLRDIHHVPEFDRLEIEHFFTVYKDLEPGKSVEGSTWTGRIEAEAEIQASYDRFKANGGY; from the coding sequence GTGATTTTCGACGTCACCGTGGAGATCCCCAAGGGCAGCCGCAACAAGTACGAGGTCGACCACGCGTCGCATCGCATTCGCCTCGACCGCACGCTGTTCACCGCCACGCAGTACCCGGCCGACTACGGCTTCATCGACGACAGCCTCGGCATGGACAGCGATCCGCTTGACGCGCTCGTCCTGCTGTCCGAGCCGACGTTCCCGGGTTGCGTCATCTCGTGCCGCACGATCGGCATGTTCCGCATGACCGACGAGGCCGGCGGCGACGACAAGGTCCTGTGTGTCCCCGCCAAGGATCCTCGCCAGGAGCACCTGCGCGACATCCACCACGTGCCCGAGTTCGACCGGCTCGAGATCGAGCACTTCTTCACGGTCTACAAGGACCTCGAGCCCGGCAAGTCGGTCGAGGGATCCACTTGGACCGGTCGCATCGAGGCCGAGGCCGAGATCCAGGCCTCGTACGACCGCTTCAAGGCCAACGGCGGCTACTGA
- the dacB gene encoding D-alanyl-D-alanine carboxypeptidase/D-alanyl-D-alanine-endopeptidase, translating to MAAPNETRVSRPRGGILIPAVVLALVVALGIVLWQRGSLNALICDGDCGPSNVIPPAMLTTDSTPDPEVVVQASAGDLDPAKVAAAIKSGLGAPVLGSRVGYSAISPADGREIASSGTTAYIPASTTKVLTSFAALSLIDPQTTFATRVMQQGDRIVLVGGGDPYLVTKISKKPDRAVKADLTTLARQVAAALKESGSTTVRLGFDESLFTGPAASPTWEPSYVSENIATPVSALWVDQGVEGGVRAKEPAAAAARKFAGLLSDRGITVSGDPVAAEAPAGAATIGVADSATVARIVERLVRTSDNEAAEVMLRQLALAADQPATFDGGTAAVTNVLEAADVDTAGLVLRDGSGLSRSNRIAPRTLAETINVAATTTRTSGLLPDLPVSGFTGTLVDRFARLTTSLGTVRAKTGTLSGVHSLAGFALDSGGRPVVFALMADRTDRAEPLAAQAALDRVAASIAACDCGA from the coding sequence GTGGCCGCTCCGAATGAAACCAGGGTCTCGCGGCCCCGCGGTGGCATCCTCATCCCGGCCGTCGTGCTGGCTCTTGTCGTGGCGCTCGGCATCGTGCTGTGGCAGCGCGGCTCCCTCAACGCCCTGATCTGCGACGGCGACTGCGGGCCGTCCAACGTCATCCCTCCCGCAATGCTCACGACGGACTCGACCCCTGACCCTGAGGTGGTGGTGCAGGCCAGCGCCGGTGATCTCGATCCGGCCAAGGTCGCGGCAGCGATCAAGTCCGGGCTGGGCGCACCCGTGCTCGGATCCCGGGTGGGCTATTCCGCGATCTCTCCGGCAGACGGACGCGAGATCGCGTCATCGGGCACGACGGCCTACATCCCGGCCTCGACGACCAAGGTGCTCACGAGCTTCGCCGCGCTGTCCCTGATCGACCCGCAGACGACTTTCGCGACCCGTGTCATGCAGCAGGGCGACCGCATCGTGCTGGTCGGCGGTGGCGATCCCTATCTGGTGACGAAGATCAGCAAGAAGCCCGATCGGGCGGTCAAGGCCGACCTGACGACGCTGGCCCGACAGGTGGCCGCAGCGTTGAAGGAGTCGGGTTCGACGACCGTCCGGCTGGGGTTCGACGAGTCGTTGTTCACCGGACCGGCAGCGAGCCCCACGTGGGAGCCGTCCTACGTCAGCGAGAACATCGCGACCCCCGTGAGCGCACTCTGGGTCGACCAGGGGGTCGAGGGCGGGGTGCGCGCGAAGGAGCCGGCCGCGGCCGCGGCCAGGAAGTTCGCTGGGCTGCTGTCCGACCGAGGGATCACGGTGTCGGGTGATCCGGTGGCCGCCGAGGCTCCCGCCGGTGCCGCCACGATCGGCGTGGCAGACAGCGCGACCGTGGCAAGGATCGTCGAGCGGCTGGTGCGCACCAGCGACAACGAGGCCGCCGAGGTCATGCTGCGCCAGCTGGCCCTGGCGGCCGACCAGCCCGCGACGTTCGACGGTGGCACGGCCGCGGTGACGAACGTCCTGGAGGCTGCCGACGTCGACACAGCAGGTCTCGTGCTCCGCGACGGCAGCGGCCTGTCCCGGTCCAATCGCATCGCGCCGCGAACCCTGGCCGAGACGATCAACGTCGCGGCGACGACAACCCGCACATCAGGACTGCTCCCGGACCTGCCGGTCAGCGGCTTCACCGGCACCCTGGTCGACCGATTCGCGCGGCTCACGACGTCGTTGGGCACGGTCCGGGCCAAGACCGGGACCCTGTCCGGCGTGCACTCGTTGGCCGGTTTCGCTCTCGACTCCGGCGGGCGTCCGGTCGTGTTCGCGCTGATGGCCGATCGCACCGACCGGGCCGAGCCGTTGGCGGCCCAGGCCGCGCTGGACCGCGTCGCGGCGTCGATCGCGGCATGTGACTGCGGGGCCTGA
- a CDS encoding zinc-dependent metalloprotease, with protein MIDWKFALSTATKLSKPGPVVSEAEVAEAVAELREGAARSEAPVREFSDLHATSATAPVLVIDRPRWIEANLDTFRLVMDPVAAKLAESNKMPTGMARTVGEKISGAELGALMSFMSSKVLGQFDPFWSGPDGEAGRLLLVAPNIVQAERQLDVDPHDFRLWVCLHEETHRVQFTAVDWMRGHLRSLLDEFVDATDLDASALSSLVTEGLGEAIRIVRGDSEASLAELFQNDKQREIVDRMTGIMSLLEGHADVVMDGVGPEVIPTVADIRRKFTQRRKSAGGLDLVLRRLLGLDAKMRQYRDGAVFVREVNEVVGLSGFNAVWAEPANLPTATEILDPASWVSRVHG; from the coding sequence ATGATCGATTGGAAGTTCGCTCTCTCGACGGCGACGAAGCTGTCGAAGCCAGGCCCCGTCGTGTCGGAGGCCGAGGTCGCCGAGGCGGTGGCGGAGCTCCGGGAGGGAGCTGCCCGGTCCGAGGCGCCGGTCCGCGAGTTCAGCGATCTGCACGCCACGTCCGCCACGGCACCGGTTCTCGTGATCGATCGGCCGCGTTGGATCGAGGCCAACCTCGACACGTTCCGGCTCGTCATGGACCCCGTGGCAGCCAAGCTCGCCGAGTCCAACAAGATGCCGACCGGGATGGCCCGGACGGTCGGCGAGAAGATCAGCGGTGCCGAGCTCGGCGCCCTGATGTCATTCATGTCCTCCAAGGTGCTGGGACAGTTCGACCCGTTCTGGAGCGGCCCCGATGGGGAAGCCGGCAGGTTGCTGCTGGTCGCGCCCAACATCGTGCAGGCCGAGCGCCAGCTCGACGTCGATCCCCACGACTTCCGTCTCTGGGTGTGCCTGCACGAGGAGACGCACCGGGTGCAGTTCACGGCTGTTGACTGGATGCGGGGCCACCTGCGGTCGTTGCTCGACGAGTTCGTGGACGCGACCGACCTCGACGCCTCCGCGTTGTCGTCGCTGGTCACCGAGGGGCTGGGCGAAGCGATCCGGATCGTCCGGGGTGACTCCGAGGCCTCATTGGCCGAGCTGTTCCAAAATGACAAGCAGCGCGAGATCGTCGACAGGATGACCGGCATCATGTCGCTGCTGGAGGGCCATGCCGATGTCGTGATGGATGGGGTCGGGCCCGAGGTCATCCCGACCGTGGCGGACATCCGCCGCAAATTCACCCAGCGGCGCAAGAGCGCCGGAGGCCTCGACCTCGTCCTGCGGCGGCTGCTTGGTCTCGACGCCAAGATGCGGCAGTACCGCGACGGTGCCGTGTTCGTGCGCGAGGTCAACGAAGTCGTGGGCCTCTCGGGATTCAACGCGGTCTGGGCCGAGCCCGCCAACCTGCCGACCGCCACGGAGATCCTCGATCCTGCGTCGTGGGTCTCCCGCGTGCACGGCTAG
- the tilS gene encoding tRNA lysidine(34) synthetase TilS — protein MGGALDRAVATGRNLVRAALLDLGPGSRLVVGVSGGADSLALAAVTAFVADRASYELIAVIVDHQLQSGSGQVAATAAGQLRDLGVETEVVRVDVGRHGGPEAAARRARHEALQRSAPDAVLLGHTLDDQAETVLLGLGRGSGPRSIAGMPPSDGMTRRPFLALRRADTERICRAHGLQWWTDPHNSDPAYRRSRIRAEVMPVLEDVLGGGVAEALARTAEQVRADGAYLDALAADVSCPLEVSTLLALAPAIRSRALRRTALEAGVDGSALTSTHLGELDRLVTDWRGQQRIELPGGLACVRVGDVLSYVRTPVGG, from the coding sequence ATGGGCGGCGCTCTGGACCGCGCGGTCGCGACGGGTCGCAACCTGGTGCGTGCCGCGCTGCTCGACCTCGGACCCGGCAGCCGGCTCGTCGTCGGGGTCTCGGGCGGGGCCGACTCGCTGGCGCTGGCGGCCGTGACGGCGTTCGTGGCCGATCGGGCGTCGTACGAGCTGATCGCCGTGATCGTCGACCACCAGCTCCAGTCCGGATCGGGCCAGGTGGCTGCCACAGCCGCTGGCCAGCTCCGCGACCTCGGTGTCGAGACCGAGGTCGTGCGTGTCGACGTCGGTCGGCACGGCGGTCCTGAGGCCGCGGCCCGGCGAGCTCGGCACGAGGCGCTGCAGCGTTCGGCGCCCGATGCGGTTCTGCTCGGGCACACGCTTGACGACCAGGCAGAGACCGTGCTGCTCGGACTGGGCAGGGGATCGGGACCGCGCTCGATCGCCGGGATGCCGCCGAGCGACGGGATGACCCGCCGGCCGTTCCTGGCGCTGCGCCGCGCCGATACCGAACGCATCTGCCGTGCGCATGGCCTGCAGTGGTGGACCGATCCGCACAACTCCGATCCGGCCTACCGCCGGTCCCGCATCCGCGCCGAGGTCATGCCGGTCCTCGAGGATGTCCTGGGCGGCGGGGTCGCCGAGGCCCTCGCACGTACGGCCGAGCAGGTGCGGGCCGACGGTGCGTACCTCGACGCGCTCGCAGCGGACGTCAGCTGCCCGCTCGAGGTCTCGACGCTCCTGGCCCTCGCGCCGGCGATCCGTTCGAGGGCCCTGCGCCGCACCGCGCTCGAAGCAGGCGTCGACGGCTCCGCGTTGACCTCGACGCATCTCGGCGAGCTCGACCGACTCGTCACCGACTGGCGCGGGCAGCAGCGGATTGAGCTGCCCGGCGGGCTCGCGTGCGTACGGGTGGGGGATGTCCTGTCGTACGTCAGGACCCCTGTGGGAGGCTGA